One genomic window of Coffea eugenioides isolate CCC68of chromosome 1, Ceug_1.0, whole genome shotgun sequence includes the following:
- the LOC113782173 gene encoding uncharacterized protein LOC113782173 — protein sequence MSCLSDLSGISSKPTYAQILIASSVGLMVAAAMHYRLKKIRDNRIIPKMRIPESGQVVKLEKFSYYVARQMGFADRRQCPTLCKLASEYLRKSEGCEEEIYNFFACEQEADSLFIKLVEEFERCILSYFAFHWSQAPYMVSQVPINRNIHVPCTIMSQVLSTDSEPKKKLKHIVMAATREQRIERVTKNLKVARVFTTLVEEMRAIGLVSTDDSRCTDVMVPMAHKDRSPVLLLMGGGMGAGKSTVLKDILKEPFWVGASGNSVVIEADAFKESDVIYKALSSSGHHDMLHTAELVHQSSTDAASSLLVTALNEGRDVIMDGTLSWVPFVVQTITMARNVHRRRYRMGAGYKVDKDGVVTEKYWEQIDEEQESNGSKKRRPYRIELVGVVCDAYLAVVRGIRRAIMCRRAVRVQSQLRSHKRFANAFTTYCQFVDNARLYSTNALEGPAKLIGWKDKDKTLLVDPEEIGILKLVGRLNEEADCIYDLYKRPHPACERGSIWKDIVLSPSRLNIQKELKYSIQKIERLRE from the exons ATGAGCTGTCTCTCAGATCTTAGTGGGATCAGTTCCAAACCCACATATGCTCAGATCCTTATAGCCTCTTCGGTTGGATTAATGGTCGCTGCTGCGATGCATTATCGGCTGAAGAAAATACGTGACAACAGGATCATACCGAAGATGAGAATTCCAGAATCCGGGCAAGTCGTTAAGCTCGAGAAATTCTCATATTACGTAG CTAGACAAATGGGATTTGCAGATAGAAGGCAGTGTCCGACCCTGTGCAAGTTAGCTTCTGAATACCTTAGGAAATCAGAAGGGTGTGAGGAAGAGATATATAACTTCTTTGCCTGCGAGCAAGAGGCCGATTCGCTCTTCATAAAGCTGGTGGAAGAGTTTGAGAGGTGCATTCTCAGTTACTTTGCCTTTCACTGGTCCCAAGCTCCTTACATGGTCAGCCAGGTACC TATTAACAGGAACATCCATGTTCCTTGCACAATAATGTCTCAGGTGCTGAGTACTGATTCCGAGCCCAAAAAGAAGCTCAAGCACATTGTGATGGCAGCCACAAG GGAACAGAGGATTGAAAGGGTAACCAAGAACTTGAAAGTTGCAAGAGTATTCACAACATTGGTGGAGGAGATGAGAGCCATTGGACTGGTATCTACTGATGATTCACGGTGCACGGATGTGATGGTTCCTATGGCTCACAAAGACAGAAGTCCGGTCCTCCTCCTTATGGGGGGCGGGATGGGGGCTGGGAAAAGTACAGTGCTTAAGGACATTCTCAAAGA ACCATTCTGGGTGGGGGCATCAGGAAATTCTGTTGTAATAGAAGCAGACGCCTTCAAGGAGTCAGATGTCATCTACAAAGCCCTAAGCTCTAGTGGCCATCATGACATGCTTCATACTGCTGAATTG GTGCACCAATCATCTACTGATGCAGCATCATCCCTCCTAGTAACAGCACTCAATGAAGGACGAGATGTGATAATGGATGGCACACTCTCCTGGGTGCCATTTGTTGTACAAACAATAACGATGGCCAGAAATGTCCATCGAAGGCGTTACCGCATGGGAGCAGGTTACAAGGTTGATAAAGATGGAGTTGTCACTGAAAAATACTGGGAACAGATAGATGAAGAACAAGAGAGTAATGGATCCAAAAAGAGAAGACCATACAGGATAGAGTTAGTTGGAGTCGTATGTGATGCTTATTTGGCTGTTGTTAGAGGCATAAG GAGAGCCATCATGTGTAGAAGAGCAGTCAGGGTGCAATCACAGTTAAGATCACACAAGAGATTTGCAAATGCATTTACAACGTATTGCCAGTTCGTAGACAATGCCAGATTATATTCCACAAATGCTTTAGAAGGACCAGCCAAG TTGATAGGATGGAAAGACAAAGACAAGACCCTATTGGTAGACCCAGAGGAGATAGGTATTTTAAAACTCGTAGGCAGATTAAATGAGGAAGCAGACTGCATCTATGATCTCTACAAACGCCCACATCCAGCTTGTGAAAGAGGGTCAATTTGGAAAGACATAGTTTTGTCACCTTCAAGGTTGAACATACAAAAAGAGCTGAAGTATTCAATCCAGAAAATTGAAAGGTTGAGAGAGTAA
- the LOC113780106 gene encoding putative pentatricopeptide repeat-containing protein At1g12700, mitochondrial: MLQMHPPLPMSYFNSLLAAVAKNKHYNHVYSMYGRILDADLEPDFITLNILLNSCCTLQRVSLAFAVLGVIYRKGYRPNIVTFTSLIKGMGLEGKIGEAVRLFKKIIELGCQPNIKTWGILINALCRSGHSEKALDLHRKMGSGTVPSGSKFKTNLVCYSTIIDGLCKEGLMDKAKELFLEMEGQRISPDVVVYSSLIHGLCDAGEWEEAKGFFITMLDRGIRPNVVTFNILINALCKEGKLSEANGLLDLMIQRVENPDVITFNTLMDGLCLEGKVDDARELFVSMAAKGHECNVISYNILINGYFKCRRSDEAMRLYREMVQKGCKPMISTFNSLLTGLFQDGMVEDARKCFADMQVYGITPESSTNNILLSGFCKNDCLMEAMELFHNLEKSGCELQIETFNCILDGLCKGGKLDIAIELFGTLSERGLVPTVVTYSIMIHGFCKAGNLEKASNMFLEMEEKGCAPNLVTFNTLMRGFCISNEADRVIELLQRLAEREFLPDASTLSVVIDLLSKDDRHMKYLNLIPTFPIQA; the protein is encoded by the coding sequence ATGCTTCAAATGCATCCCCCTTTACCCATGTCATATTTCAATTCGTTGTTGGCTGCTGTAGCTAAAAATAAGCATTATAATCATGTATATTCCATGTATGGTAGAATTTTGGACGCTGATTTAGAGCCTGATTTTATCACTCTCAatattttgcttaatagttgtTGTACTCTGCAAAGGGTCAGTCTTGCTTTTGCTGTTTTGGGGGTTATTTACAGGAAGGGCTATAGGCCAAATATTGTAACTTTTACATCATTGATCAAGGGTATGGGTTTGGAGGGAAAGATTGGTGAAGCTGTACGacttttcaagaaaattattgAGTTAGGTTGTCAACCTAACATTAAAACTTGGGGAATCTTGATAAATGCATTATGTAGGAGTGGACACTCGGAGAAGGCACTGGACCTGCACAGGAAAATGGGGAGTGGGACTGTTCCTTCTGGTTCTAAGTTTAAGACTAATTTAGTTTGTTATAGCACAATCATCGACGGACTTTGTAAGGAGGGTTTAATGGATAAGGCCAAAGAACTCTTTTTGGAGATGGAGGGGCAAAGGATATCTCCAGATGTGGTTGTTTATAGCTCATTGATCCACGGTCTGTGTGATGCGGGTGAGTGGGAGGAGGCTAAAGGTTTTTTCATTACCATGCTGGACCGGGGAATTCGTCCCAATGTTGTTACGTTTAACATCTTGATAAATGCACTTTGCAAAGAGGGGAAGCTGAGTGAGGCAAATGGGTTATTAGATTTGATGATTCAGAGGGTTGAAAATCCTGATGTTATTACCTTCAACACATTGATGGATGGACTTTGCTTGGAGGGTAAGGTTGATGATGCAAGGGAGTTGTTTGTTTCAATGGCTGCAAAAGGCCATGAATGTAACGTGATAAGCTACAATATATTGATCAATGGGTATTTCAAGTGCAGGAGGAGTGATGAAGCCATGAGGCTTTACAGAGAGATGGTGCAAAAGGGATGTAAACCAATGATTAGCACATTCAATTCTTTGCTAACTGGCCTTTTTCAAGACGGTATGGTTGAGGATGCAAGGAAATGTTTTGCAGATATGCAAGTTTATGGCATTACACCAGAGTCTTCTACTAATAATATATTACTGAGTGGATTTTGCAAGAATGATTGCCTTATGGAGGCCATGGAGTTGTTCCACAATCTGGAGAAAAGTGGATGTGAGCTGCAGATTGAAACCTTCAACTGCATCCTGGATGGGTTGTGCAAAGGAGGAAAACTCGATATTGCCATTGAGCTATTTGGCACATTATCTGAGAGAGGTTTGGTGCCAACTGTTGTTACGTATTCCATCATGATACATGGATTTTGTAAAGCTGGTAATTTGGAAAAGGCAAGTAATATGTTTTTGGAGATGGAGGAGAAAGGTTGTGCTCCTAATTTGGTCACCTTCAATACGCTTATGCGAGGTTTCTGTATTAGTAACGAGGCAGATAGAGTGATTGAACTTCTTCAGAGATTGGCAGAGAGAGAGTTTTTACCAGATGCATCTACTTTGTCTGTGGTGATAGACTTGCTGTCTAAGGATGACAGACATATGAAATACCTTAACCTGATACCTACCTTTCCTATCCAGGCTTAA